DNA sequence from the Nicotiana tomentosiformis chromosome 3, ASM39032v3, whole genome shotgun sequence genome:
AACATGTAAGAAAATTGATTCTCTGTCTTCTATAATGAAAACCATGATTTTTCAAAGTGACAGATAAGAAATTTTTGAGAAAGAAGTGACTGAACAATGAGACTAAGATGAATATTGGTGGTGGGTACAGCGTTTGGGCGGTTTCTTAGTTCTTCGGTGGCCATGGAATTGGATACAGGAGACATGGTGAAGTAGGGATTCAGTGGAGAAAGGAAGGTGGGACGGAAACTAAAATTATTAATATATGAGATGCATATGATGTATAtgaaattattataataatatacACATATGTAGAGATTATACCACATATATTTCCTATATATAAAATACACTATTTATATATGTAATGCGTATATTTAATAATATACGTATTTGCATAGTTATATTTATGCAACAAAAGCACGTCGAATTAGATTGTAAAATTTCACAAATTTTGAATATATGTCGTGTATATTCCTCATGTATTCGGCGAATATATAGCTAAAGAACTATGTATTAAGCATATCCAAATAATATAATACCATAtaccaataataattaataaaatactcTATCATATACTTAATTAGATAATTATGTCATATGTATATACCATTTATACATGCTATATAAATATTATACAAGTAGtgtaatatacaaataatatTTATACAACTATAATATATTCTAAATATATCAGTATATCATATTATACCAATAAGATACTACCATGACTTTGGTGAGAGATAAAGTAATTAGATTTTACCTAATTTAAATgagagataaaaataataaaattttatatCGCAATCACTTATTTTATGGAGGTAACTATTTTCCGTTCAATTTGCTTATGTTTTGGGAGTATTAATGTTTATCCCTCTTTTTAATGGACAAAAGGAGAGGATTATTTATTGTACTCGTATTAAAGAATGTAGTTATTTAGTTGTTATGTTAGTAAAATATCTATTGCTGCtaggtttttgaaaaaaattcttAAATATTGCCTATTTATGTTTTTGTCtcaaacaaaaattcaaaacaaatagTCCACTATGAGGACTATTTGTGTACTTCACCCCTTCTCAACATTATTTGTCTTAACTTTTGGCAAATACGATATACCGTATTGGATCCGATATAGTAGTCGGCCCATGTTTCATTGGGTTTAAACTTCATGGAGTTCGAAACTTCCACCACTAGAGGCTTGACAAATGACACCTACCATTTTGTTGGTGAAGAAATGGGATATGGGTTCCACCCCAAAAGCGTTCAACTATTCGATGTCTATTACTATTACTCAGTGAAGCAGTGGGAATGTTAGCTTTCTTGATTGTTTTGTAGCAGAGATAGATTTGGATCTTCTGTCATGTACTAGTGGGACTAGCCTCTTAATTAAGAACGATGTTTAACCAGTTAGAGTAGTCGTTAATCTGCCTTAAAGACGCACAACACTTAATACTTCTTTTCAAGAGAAAAATACACAGCATGATCTAAGAACTAACAGCTTCAAGATTAATTTTCAAGCAATATTTCGCACAACAAGATCAAGTTTTTGCAcatcaagaaataaaatagatattaAGCATATTAATACTCCATTACAAAAATAGTGGAAAATGGGCTGGGTAGGATCTGTGAGGCATTTCTCCACCTACCTTATGAATATTGTATATGCTACTGAAATGTAACAACTAACAAACCAGACCAAGATTCAAATGTAATATTAACTGGGCCTACCCAGAGTCCTTATTTTCATACTACAATACAACTAAAGACCACTGTATACTTATAGTGCTGAATTTAATCTTTATCGAATTTAGAAAGGAGGCATTGCCGGAGCAATCATGAAATTGCTGGCCTTGACTTCTGATTCCGGAGCTGGCGCCACCAATCCCGAGCTTCTGATCTCCGCTATTTCTCGCCTTGCACTTTTCCCTTGCTCTGCACACAACTTGGGAAGATATACGCCTATGGCCAATCAAAGACATAACCATTAATAACAGGGCAAATTCAAAATTAAGTTCGAAAACATAATAAAATGGACATGAGATTTTTCAAAAGAAGCAGTTGTCATTATAACACGAAAGAACTTTCATATTAGCTTAAGTTCGATTGACTAAACGTGTATAAATTATTCACACATTTAGACCATATATAAGGTAATTAGTATTCCATTAGTTTGTCACCCGATAAAAATGATACTCTATCTAACTTGCTATTACTTTTATTGATAGTATAAAAGATCATATCGAATATTACCTTCACCAGCGGCAAGGTTGAAGTAGAGGTCAACAATATTGGGGCAGTGTTTGTAGCAGGCAAGGGAGCAAAGCTTGTTAGTAAAGCGAGATTCTAGGAGTGCGTCCGAAGAAATGCCGAGGGCATTTCTATCGACGCCGCATGCCTCAATGCATTCATTGGTTTCAATCCAATCTTTGAGCTTATCAGCCTCTATTTCTGATGTGCGGCATGTATATACTTCTTCACCACTCCTTCGCAGATGTTTCTCTAGCACGCAACGCTTCCCATTGCTTGATATTGCGAAGGCACACGAGTCTTCGTTTAAGTTCTCGCATGCTATATCCCCTGCATGgatcaagaaaaaaataataataagttcAGTTGAACCTACAGAAATATTACTCTTTTGTACTTATAAATTTAATAGAAGCCCATTATCTAGTGCAAAGATAAATACACGGAACGAAGTTTATACCATGTGTTACTAAATTAATAAGAAAAGGAAGACTGACCTAAGGTGACTTGCACGAAGGAGGAAATTGCAAGAGCAACAATGGCCAAAGTCTTCAAGCTATGGAATGAAGCCATGTCGAGAACTTGTTATGTAATAAGTAATAGATGGGAATCAACTCTATTGCGTTTCAAGTGTTTTTGGTTTTGTGTTTCCCTACTTAATGCAAGTGATTAGAAACGCTATTTATAGAGGCATATTTACATGCACTTTGAGCAATTAAACAACTATGTGTAGAATTACTATGTGTACACTTCCAACACTTTGGGGATTTGATGAATCTATTGTGGGACCCTAGGTGGAAGCTTATAGGTGTGTTGACCTCCATTGCGATTAATTAGAGAAGAAAGCAATAGTGGAATTTGTTACCAGTCAAGAGACTCCGCCATCAGTGGCGGCTTTGGTTAATAAAGTCCACATATTCTGGCTTGTGGAAAGTTTTGAAGTTTTTGTACTCATAGTTTTCCAATTTTCGGGTTTTCTAGGGAAATTTTTTTTTGTGAAAAGGATTTAAGTTTCATAAATTGACTGAGCAATGATTTTTGATACTGTCTATATAACTTATGATAGGCTAAGATTATAGTTATAATTTTTAAACGTTACCAATTAGATAGAGATTTATCTATAATTGCTTTAATTATCATGACCTGATTGTGTTTTGACCAAAATTAATAATGTTAATAATAATAagtgtgtaaatattttttacacaGTTATTACATACAGTTTAAACTTTAAAAAGAATTGAAGTAACAGATCCAAAAAATTGGAACGCGTTAAGAACAGTCTCTTGCTCTTCCTTTGGCTGTTTGCTTTGTATTGTAGAAGTGAAAGTTCGTCTACATGATTGTGATTAATCGTGAAAAGTCAATATTTCCGTAAACACTTGGTCTCCAATACGTAATCTAGCTAGAAATTTTTCTGTTAGAAATTTATTTAGGCATGTGTAGAGTTTGGTACAATGGACTTGTATTGGATGAAAATTGACGTGGATTGAAAGAAGAGACTGATTTTATATTAGCTCAATTAGCAAACTTAATTAATCTTAGGATACATATGTTGTTAAACTAGAAAAAAATGAGAAAGTATAAAATTTAATTTAAGATACATGTACAAAACTATGTACATGTTAGATGAATATCTACCAATACCTATGAATTACAACCATTTTATGTGTAAGCTAAATTTGatgaagtaaagaaaaatattttctttcagtTGTCCTCAAGAGAAAACGACTCCTTGAGAGAGTTCCTTTTCTCTAAATAGAATGCGGAGCTGCACAAACACATTAACGTATTGAAGTTATGTAGATGAGGCGCATAAATAATTTCAGCTTTAGTGCTTTAATGATTTATGTGCAAAAATATGGTCGGATATAAGTTCgacagaatttgataatttttactcaaattttatactatatatattGAAAAATCTATTAAATATGTACACAATACTATAAACTGCTAacctaataatataataaatggtTCAGTGAACCGTGGGTTCGATGGCAAGTGAGAAATTGCAAAAATTATACGATACTTTTAAAATGAGAAAATAGCTTTTCATTCAAGTGGATGTGACGACACAGAACGATCAATAGTCAATAAAAACTAACGGACTAGTCGTGTCTCTCAGTAATTAGTCAAGAGCACTTTCGCCATTTAGAAGACCTTAGAAAATGCTCTTCCTCGCGTAGTTCATGCGTTAACACAAACTTCTGCCCGTCATTTACGGGGCATACTTAAATCTCTAGTCCTACTTTATGATCTTTCAATTTAAGAATTAGTTGTTagttttgtatacggtcgaaatagattttagcttccgtacgtttgatcgagttcaaATGATAAGCAATCGACGTGAGAGCTCGAGACGAGTTCCGAGTAGAGTACAAacaagcctcgagctccaagaccgattgAGGAATcggctcgatatcattatcaagcccatAACCAAATCGAACCACAAGGCAAAgagaaggttgtcggagatgcacataccgattgacactcaccccgaatatcgaactcgaactcaaggccgagggctcgacccaataccgagctcgagccagtatcgagctcgtagacaagagccgttgcaactgcactaggggagagaatcttggcagaaatcgaggaagagacaattcatcatgggttctccactacatatttttttattataaataaagtaagatccctctactataaagaggagaatccttgtaagcacaagcaggttcacacattgtaagaaaagactacttaTATTTATTGAACAATAAATCTCTTAAACTTATTTTGCtcagcatactcactcttctAGTTCAACAATTTATATCCCATttctatagccaagaatctaaatatttccacttctacgtacaatttatgtcaagctatatcacatatccttagaactacttataaattcaactatatccgattttccgggtaaacagtttggcgcccaccgtagggctaaggataacTATGGCTGTTTGATACAAATCCACAATACGCACTAGTTTACAACTCCGGAtcagcaatggcaaaccctcgattcattgctttacctatcgaccacgaagccgaccttcaggatgaaaccaacaacttgatatCCAGGACCGGAAGGCCACTTAATGATGTCACTGAAGCTCAAATCGAAGTACCTAAAATACGAGTCGAAGTaccactagatgtcaattcaAAAGTGgttcttgaggcgaaccaacgttccgaaccgaAAAAAAACAtttagggcggtactcgatccgtagctcgagacgccCATAACGTGGATGAGATCGGAGttagcttacggatgatcttcgagatgttacaagcccagcaaatagcgatagctcagttgcagagccaaactcaggtacaaagcaggctGGAGCCCGATCTGCTTCgggaaatcacccacagaacggagccagccatagtgaagtcaaacgagcaagaatcggggactactcccgaaattactaaattgctcgaggaactcacaaaacgagttgaAACCaacaataaaaaattaaaaacatataattccagggtcgatcagatcccgggagcaccaccaatgataaaagggctggattcgaagaaattcatccaaaagccttttccctcgagtgcagccccaaaatcaatccccaaaaaattccgtatgcccgaaattcccaaatataacagtacgaccgatcccaatgaacacgtcacctcttacacgtgtgccatcaagggtaatgatttggtagacgatgagatcgaatccatgttattgaaaatattcggagagaccctctcgaagagagcgatgatttggtatcatagtTTGCCCCCAAATTCCATCGATGCTTTTGTCATGTTAGCGGattcgtttgtaaaggcacatgctggtgccataaaggttgcaataaggaaatcggacctcttcaaagtaaagcaaagtgacaatgaaatgttgagggagttcgtgtcccgatttcaaatggaacgcatggaattgccactgtcacagacgactgggccgtacaggctttcacccaagggttgaacgagaaaatttcaatagcatcacgtcggttgaagaaaaatttgatcgagtatccagcaataacttgggaggatgtacacaaccgatatcagtcaaaaattagggtcgaagatgaccagttgggagctctTTCCAGATCCATGCACCAAAACAGGGCAactattaaaaaccagagggatatCGATAGAGAACGAAGGTCGAACAGATACTGATATCAACCATATGTCGCAGATCGAATGAACAACGACACAATGCGCAATTCCGCTCGAaacaatcgaaggagtgatcgaggAAAATATTCTCGGGtgcttatgagcaagagtggcttcgataaatatggcgatcctatagaggcacctcggcTATCAGAGTACAATTTCAAcgtcgatgcatcgggcattgtatcggcgattggaagaatcaaagatactaggtggcccagacccatgcaaaccgacctTTCCCGAAGAAACCCGAATTCGATATGCAAGTATTATGGCATTCATGGCCACATGACCGAGGATTGCAGAtaattaagagaagaggtagcccgcctattcgatgagggccaccttcgagagttcctcagtgaccgagccaagaatcacttaaGAGAAAGAGATGCCAGCAAAAAGGgtaaacaagaggaacctctgcaTAACATTTATATGATCATCAGTGGGGTCGATACTCCACAAGGAGCTGTGCTCAAGTACGGCAAGATACCAGCCATAGGGAAAAAACAAACTCGAGGTTATGTACTCGAGGGCACTTTATCATACAGAATTGAAGAAGCCGAGagcatctctcaacctcacaacgacgctctggtaatttctatcctgTTAAATAAAgctaaagttaagcgtgttttaggggatccaggtagctctacgaatatcatccgatcttgggtAATGGAGCAGCTCGGTTTGTAGAATCaagtcgtgcccgcagctcgggtcttgaacgttttcaatatggccagtgaaacgacTAAAGGGGATATTACTCTACCAGTGAATGTAGAtggaaccatccaaaataccaaattccacGTAATCaaaggggatatgaggtacaatgccctactcggaagaccttggatccacaatatgaaggcattgccttcgaccctccaccaagtaatgaaatttCCTACGTCGGATGGCGTgaaaacagtatacggggagcaacatgctgcaaaggaaatgtttgcggtcgatgaggtaacaccgataccaACACTATCGATCTCGAAAACATCAACCACTAAAGATAGACGAGAAACCAAATAACAATCACAGCCACAAGTCTCGACCGAACCGGTAGAATAGGAAATACAGGATGACAAGGAAGAGTTTCTGACACCTCAAGCTTTCATCATCCCCgacgactccgacgccaccaaatctacGATCGAAGAACTAGAGCAGGTTATATTAATTGAATATCTTcccgagagaaaggtatacctgggaacgagaTTGACCCCTaaactcagggaaaaactcattcagtttcttatcgataacataggcTATTttacttggtcccatttagacatgacagggatcctataacaccccgaaaaattttaaagtacttaagtgtaaagcccggtaaagtttgcaaagaaaataatatttcatggtgctggactaggcttacgtgtttcgCGGCTCGGACGTTTTGGGCTGAACAATGTatcggaaagtaaagaaaaagttttgacggaaaagtgcatttctgcggtccattatgcgaccgcagaaccactctgcggacagTATAATagccgtagagtgaggcagttaattgggtcagttgtaaGCAACtatgcgatcgactatgcgaccgcataatgactgcatacacagacagttcttttggctattttgtaaccaattattcgaccaatatgcggtccgcatatcggttatgcgatcacatatgcgatcgcataccttgttccggagctctatttttgagtttttaaaactcgaccctattttgttaaatacactctttgggccatttttgatacATAATCTGATATTCAtgagtgagagagagtgtcctagagtgagaaggtgttctttaaTAATTtatcttcaattcttgctcaagttttggaagattaagaagggaagctcactaggtcttcatcctagaggtaagattctacatcctgaaccctaatttcgaaattttctagaaatgggtaactaacaagataatttttgggcatgagggttgtttattttatatgcatgtgttatcaaagggtgtaggaagattgttgagctaaaaatagtaaagattaggttgtgagatgatggaattctccataaaaggaccttgggaccttaatgcacacttagtgtttgataaaatgctcaaatgagctcaaACCATGAACATCTTcgtaattttgattcaatttgttatatttctacaatagattgaagttgctaagaattctggaatatttagagtgtaaagaatctcaagtgaggtatgttggataaactcttctcttagaattgaatccctcgatattcatataaattatgtatgtcccgagtgattcattatgagactggccattccgagtaagattgggttgaaagatatatatattcaacaagcatcttaaatgctttattcatgttatgttaccaattgaggatgagTTAAAATAcaggttgtgcattaataatgtttcgactttaagtcaagttcaaattaaggctattatgccaaattttgtgaaatatctccatgtgccttagactctaaattgctcacatgtgtactatacaccttgatttgagttgtatttgttgttgatgatgataatgatatttgaaattgataaggtgagcatgaaatactgaatatggccaacgtgccaagaatgatcttataattatggccattagtgccaatgaaataaaaagatgtgaaagtattatgaaatgcgatgattgatataaaaaggttgatgtctcaaataagacaacttagccgatcgggtcgtgatcggacaccatgctccacacatggtggtgattgtgctggaaattataattgaaattgtgattgtggtcgatgtccctaatggatagcctagccgatcgggtcgtgatcggactccgtgttaaagacggtggtattgatattgagagaaattgtggttgatgtctctattGAGATAGCCAAGCCGATCGGGTCGtaatcagactccgtgctaagagtacagCGGTACTGGTttggtgaataatggtattggtatggtgaataatggcactggtattgtggacaatggtatatcgatactaaaaatctcccaatgtgagatataaaaattaatttgaacactgtcttgatcctaaattgaggtttgatgttgattaaggctttcattgatattatgataatcttgtttgtattatttgtcattctattgagagggtgtttagttatacatactagtgctattcgacggtactaacgtccctttttctgggggagctgcatttttaaatggatgcaggtggttcgacaacaggagatattgatcagtgatagcagtacaccttcttcccagctgacttggtgagcctcccttcatcccggggtcaagaatcttttgtactttgtgtattctgtttgaggtatagccgaggccttgttgtcggcattatcattgtactcttatttatctatagaggctccgtagacatagtgtgggttatgtatttgtgttggggaaagacaaaaaatgttatgttgtggttgtattaattgtccatttgagactttaaaaatgatgaaactattggaaatgaattggtattgtagacatgaacacattttcgtctaattaataaaaatatgtattatctctattcgtggatgagttagggtagaatgaaatataacagaattgctcgatcgggttcactcggttgagcgccggtcgcactcctcggttttagggcgtgacagatcccaccgtcgataacaacgcaccagttggaccctaggttcaaaccggtgaagcaaaaaagaagacctcagtcTGAGGTAAAACACATAtttgtaaaggatgaggtaactaaacttctcaaaatagggtcaattcgggaaTTAAAAAATGTTGAGTGGTTCGCCAACGTAGTTgcagtccctaaaaaggggaacaaacttataatgtgcgtagattataaagatctaaaaaaagcatgccccaaagattcttttccattgcctagcatcgatcgcatgatcaatgccacaaccggccatgagatccttacttttctcgatgcctactccgggtacaatcaaattcgaataaacccggaggaccaggaaaagacttcatttatcaccaagtacggaacctattgctataatgtaattCCATTCAGGCGAAAAAACGcatgagctacttaccaacgcctagtgaataaaatgttcgaagaaaaaataggtaagtcgatggaagtttacattgatgacatgctagttaagtccctgcgcgcagaggaccatttgactcatttgcaggaaacattcaagatattaaggaaatacaacatggagctcaaccccgagaaatgtgatttcggggttggatcgggcaagttccttggtttcatggtatcgaatcgaggaatcaagatcaaccccgacaaaattaaTTCCATCGAATACATCACCGTCGCGGAT
Encoded proteins:
- the LOC104095302 gene encoding uncharacterized protein, with protein sequence MASFHSLKTLAIVALAISSFVQVTLGDIACENLNEDSCAFAISSNGKRCVLEKHLRRSGEEVYTCRTSEIEADKLKDWIETNECIEACGVDRNALGISSDALLESRFTNKLCSLACYKHCPNIVDLYFNLAAGEGVYLPKLCAEQGKSARREIAEIRSSGLVAPAPESEVKASNFMIAPAMPPF